The Colius striatus isolate bColStr4 chromosome 8, bColStr4.1.hap1, whole genome shotgun sequence genome includes the window TATACAGCCTGTTAATAGTCCAGCCCGTCCCTCTGTCACCTCCAGGCTTAACACGTGTGTGCAGCTGAGACTAAGAGCTAGGAGTCAGGGGACCCGGGCTGTGGCTCAGTCACCTGGTTGGTGCAGTCACCAAAGCGTAGCTTAgctccctttcctctctttgCAGAGACCCTGGGGACTCTCGGAGAAGTCTCTGAGCAGGGCTGGTTCTCAGGCTGTTCCGTGGGGTTTTGTGCTAAAGGCTGTTCTCTGGGCATCCTCTCGTGCAGACGTACCTGAGGCTGATCTGGTGTTGCTGGGCAGGGTCAGGGCTTCATCTCCAACCTGCAGTGCCACATTCTGACTTGTGGAGGGGGATGCTGGAGCTTGGCTGTGCTTGTCAGCACTGTCTGGCCCAGCACTGATAAGCTTGGTGTGGCAATGGCATCTGCCATGAGTAGGTGCTGTTCTTGTCAGGAATCTGGGGGAATTGCCTCTGCTCATCCCAGAGGTGGATTTGGCTTAATTCCAAAGTTGACTCTTCCCCTCTTCCAGTGAGAGGTGAAGCTGAGGGAAGCAACATGACTGCATTCTGAGGAAAAACAGAACCCTTTCCAATAGCTGGCATGGCATGCAcatgcacagctctgctctgggaaTTACCACTCCTCCTTCATGCAGAAGGATCAGAAATGTCcattaaaaacatttagaaGCAAATGAACCTAGCAGGAGCCAGCAGAAGCATGTGCAGCTTCTTCCTTTCGCTCTGGGCCTGTGAAGATCCTGCACCTGTCTGCACACCATGTGCTGGTGTTGAGTGGAGATCCCTATCTCTCAGCCAGCAGCAAGTTACAACCACCACAAGCGCTGCCTGTGAGAGGAAATGCAGCGCTGGGGCCAGGCAGGACGCTGGAATTCAGAGGGCTTTGTTTCATACTTTGTTGTTCTTAGCCATTTAACCCTGTTTGGATAACAGCAACCATAGGCCATATCACATTATTGTGTGTTAAAAGCAAGATCCTCAGCAGGCCTTGTTGGATCTTCTTCTTCTTTAGGTGTTTTCCCCTTGGAACACAGCTGTTTATTCCTATCTGAGCAGGTGTCCCTGGGGGCATCGTCCCATGTGTATCTCTGTCTGCTGCTGTGTCTAGAGGTGGCTGGCACTGTAAATGGGGAGAGAATGAGTGGTTGGTTGGTGTTTTTCTTACTGGTAACAACGATTTCCTTCtagcttttctttccaaaggcaTCTCGCTGTtagtgggcagagctgggacggGGTTTGAAGGGAGCaggggagagcaggagagagGCCAGTTACCAGGGTGTGTTTGCCTAGAGcaggagaggctgagctgctTCTAGGACATGCCCATGTTTATTTCGTCGGATAACCATCTCTCTGCTTttgctctgtttcttttcccagtCTTTCCTGGGATCCCAGCCCAGCCAAAACCATTTGCAGAGTGCAGGTAAGAACAAGAAGCTGTTAATTCAGTCATGGGGCAGATTCTTTGCTGCGGTGGTGATCTGAGGCCATCGGTGCGATGAGCCATTGCTGCCTGGCACCCTCCCTTTCTTTCCATCACctcttcagtctcttctcctgCCTCAGTGTCTGATCATCTCCTTCCCCAAAGTGGCCAGACCACTTTCTTTTCGCCATGTCTAATACTCTTGCAGTTCCCTACTCCTCccatttgttcttttcctttcctcttttcccctgcCCCAGTCGTTTTTGCATGCTCACCTGACCTCTGCTCCGATAACCACTGattccccctgcagccccctgcgagggtcccaggagctgcagagcacaggacctgtagagatcagccagcccaaccccctgatGGATCTGGCTCTTAGACAGTGTGCATTATAAACATCcttgtcccttccaaccccgaccgttctgtgattctgggattcttTAAACAACTGCCTTGAGAAGGGATAGAATTGAAATCATGGGATCGTTCTGGTTGGAGAAAACCTTTGAGATCATTGATCTGACCATTaacctcccccagcccagcccagcactgacccctggccctcagcacctcagccccacggctgtgggatccctgcagggccgggcactcccccagctccctgggcagcctggcacaggggctgacacccctctcagggaaagcAGCTCTTCCTCATCCCTTGCCCAAGCAGTCCAGGCTGCAGACAGGGAGGCGTCTCGGTGAGTGATGGCTCGAGCGGCGCTGACAGCTCGCTCCGTGTGCAGCGTCCGGCGCgtgcggggccgggcccgcGGGCTACTACAACGGCTCGGTGTCGGTGACGGAGGCCGGGGCGCCCTGCCTCAGCTGGGCCGAGTTCCCCGACTACGTGCAGCAGTACCCGGCGCGCGGGCTGGGCGCCCACAACCACTGCCGCAACCCCGACGGCGGGACCACCCCCTGGTGCTTCTTCCGCCTGCCCTCGGGGGCCATCGCCTGGGCCAACTGCGACTGTCGCCACGGTAAGGGCCGGGAAGGGCTGCGGGGCCCAACGGGGGCGAGGGACCAGCGCCCGGGACACGCTGCCCTGCGAAAGGAGCGTGGTCACTGCCCCCACTGACTGACATCACTAGGGCCGGGGGCTCCCCTGCGTGGGacaggagcagggggagggtTTCAGCTGCTCCAGCCGGAGTGCTGAAGTGCCCAAACCAGGGCGCTCCTCGTGTCAGCGACACAGCTCAGACAGAACAAGGACATTCCTTCCGTGGCTGTGCCTGTAAACGTGTGGGTCGTGGTCTGGCCTTAGGATCCCTCAGGGTGCTGGCTCCCTTTGAGGCGTGCACGGGCTCTGAGCTCTCTCAACGCCCTGCCTCCAGCACAACAGGCTTGAAAACCTCTTTGAGCTGTTTTCTGACCTTCCCTGCGTTCCCCTCGTCTTGCAGAACAGATGAAGTACCAGTTTAATAAGTTAAGTGGCAAAGTCTTTTCTGGTGCCAGCAGAAGTGCTTTCAAACGTGGCCTCATTAAAGTGAGGGATACaagtgtgtctgtgctgtgtgcccacactgaggtgctgcagaCACAAGGTGTGTCCTCCTGATACAAAACAGAGAGATCTAACAGCGCTGGATGTCTTTAGCACACCGGGAGCTGAAGGAGCGTTTACATTGGCACTGGCGTCTCTTAGAGAAGTTGGAGAGgattcacctgcagctgccGATCTTCTGGCTGCAGCAACAGCGACTCTCCTAGCTGGGAAATAGATCAGTGGCGTGTCAGAAGGAATTAGAGAGCCTGCTGTTGCCATTCACCTTTCCAAGGCAGCGTGTGCAATCAGCTCCATTTCCCAGAAGGAGAACGCAGGAGCTGTGGCAGAAGCCAGGTTTCCTGCCAATGTGGCACCAGCCCTCCTCCTGAGCAGCCATCCACGGCCCATAGTCCTTCATACAAGGCACTTCAGTGACAGCACTAGTGAAACAGGGATGAGAGAAGCCCAGGGCAGTTCAGCTCCAAGACTTGCCGCTCTGGACCCTTCATCAGCAGCGAGCAGCTCTTGTTCTCTGCTTGCTCTTGGCAGGTGCCGTGCGGCTGGCTGAGGACAGGAGCGTGGAGCTGTACTTCAATGGGCTCTGGGGCACCGTCTGTGCTGACCACTGGACCGACTGGGACGCCAGCGTtgtctgcaggcagctgggtcTCAGGTGGGCACCTCCTTCTGCCTGGGAGAGGTACAGGCCTTTGAAAGCTGCCTCTGAAGTCTGGCGCTCCTGTGGCCTTTGGAAGAACTGCCCCTGTGGTTACAGTCCCTCTGGCAGAGTGTTGGCTGAGGGGGAGCAGTTTCTGTGGGCTGGTTTCCCGCTTAGCAGGGCCCTTTCATGCTGGTTTCTTTCCGTGGCTATGGCCACTCCCCAGCAGCATTTGCAAGGGTTTTTTCAAGCAGTAGTTAGTGCCTGGTGCTTGGGCTGTGAGGAGTGAGCTGTGAGATCCCTTCCCCATTTCACTCCTGCTAGCTGGAGTTACCCTAGGCATCTAATAGCAGTGTACAGAGTGTGAACTCTCTTTGATAATGTGGGGCTTGGACCTTCAGACTTCCAAATAGCAAGGGGATAAGGTTCACTGCTGTGAAACCAGAGTGCTGTTTGTGACCAGACCCTCTCCTTTTGCACCCCTTGTACCAGTGAGATCGGCACAGGAGGGAAGAAGAGCCAGCCCGGACTGTGGCCTGTTCCCCTGCACCTGCAGGCAGCCAACTGCCACGGGGATGAGGAagccctgctgcagtgtggCTATCAGGAAGCTGGGGCAGGAGCTTGCACCCAGGGCGTTGCTGTGGTAGCCTGTGTCCCTCCAGAAGGTACATCTCCAGGGGAGGTTCACTCCCTGTTTCTTGCATGAGTGTCGCTGACAAGACGTAAAACCTCAGGTCGGGAAGCTGTGGAGAGCTTCGGGGGGATCTGGAGGGGTGATGTGGAGGGTGGGACAGGGGCATCCCAAGGGCTCCTGTGGCTGCTGAATGGTTGTACACCCTGAGCTGCCTGGTGTGCTTTGTCCCTGTCTTGGTCAGTTGTGCTCTCTTTCTGGAAGCACAGGTGTAGGTGCCCCGCTGCGTTTagctgggggaaaggagagCTTCGAGGGGCGCGTGGAGGTTTACCATGACGGCAAGTGGGGCACCATCTGTGACGACCAGTGGGACGACCGGGATGCTGAAGTAGTGTGTAGGCAGCTGGGACTCAGGTAATTTCCCTGCTGTACAGCATGGAGTGCTGGTTTTGTACTCCTGTTGGTTGTATGGGTTTGTGCTGGGAAAGCAGCCGCTGGTGCAGCCCTGCCCAAGGTGTGTTTGTGTTTATCCctgttggttggttttttgcACACGTGTCCTGATGCAAATCTTCTCGGCCTCAATGACACCTGGTCATGGTGATTTCCACATGTGAACTGCAGCTGCTTACTTAGGTTAAGTTTAAACACCTCCAGTTTCACTGACTGCCTTTGTGCCCTTCAGACTGGAAAGCAGGAGAGAGCACATTTACCACTCACCACGGCAGCTGTTGTATCCTGAGCGTTCTTGAAAGTCCCATCAGTACAGAATTGTCTCAAACTTGAGTCATGTAGCTTTGGGAGCTTTGCCTGTTGGAAACGTGGCTGTCCTGAGAACCCTGGGGGTGCCTGGGCTGCTGGTGTTGCAGGCACACTTTTGTGTCTGTTGGAAAGTCCTGTTACAAAACTATGGGTGTGGAGTTGGCAAGGTGTCAGAAATGCAGGCTGTCTGTGGGAGGACACTGCCTCAGTGCAGCAGAGTCCCTGTGCAAGGCAGAATCTGAGGGCATCAGGCTGTGACCTTCCTTGTTGAGCCTCTGTGTCTGTTTGCAGCGGGAACCCAAAGGCCTTGTCGTGGGCTCACTACGGGCAGGGCTCCGGCCCCATCCTGCTGGATGAAGTGGAATGCTCAGGCAACGAACTCTCCCTCGACCAGTGCAAGAAGAGTGACTGGGGCCAGCAGAACTGTGACCACATTGAAGATGCTGGTGTGTCCTGTGACCCTTTCACAGGTACAGATGTGCAGCTCTGCGCCGGTCGGGAGCGGGCGCTCCCAGCCCAGGCTTTGCTCAGGGGCTTACCCTCCGCTGCAGCATCTGCAGGCCTTCTCTGAGGGCACACAGGGGGCTGCCAGAGGTGGAGGCGGGGGGGAATGGACCAGAGCCAGGCTCTGTGGAGTTGCCATGGCTTTCTCCAGGTGGTGTGAAAGGCTGAGGTGAATCCTCCCCTGGGACTGGTGAATGTTTGTGGTCAGAGTACCCACAGATACCCGTGTTCTCGGTTTCTTTCCCTCATGGGCTGTAGAGAGACTTGAGCAGTGGGGCCTGGGCTCTTGCTTCCCTCCCCTGCTGAGTGCTGACCTGCCCTTTTTCCCCCCGTtgcagagggcactgtcaggcTGGCTGGTGGCCAGGGCCCCCACGAAGGCAGAGTGGAAGTGTACTACAGCGGGGACTGGGGCACAGTGTGCGACGACGGCTGGACAGAGCTGGCTGCCCAGGTggtctgcaggcagctgggcttcAGGTGGGGCTCAGAGTGGCTGCACTGTCTGTGTGTCCTGGCTCCAAGGATTATGCTCCATCACCCTTCTCTGGCATAGGCTGGGCCTCAATGCTGCCTTTGTTAGGGGGGTTATTACCTTTATACAGCTTTATTCAGAAGAGATTAATAGGTATCCGGAtcctttgggggaaaaaatcttTCTTACCTCTTGCCTTGGCCTGCGTGAAAGCAAATAAGAGGCTTCATGTGTCTTTACAAACCCCTCACTAAAGTCAGAAAGTTCTCTTAACACTCCTTACATTTGCAGGTGTATCAGCTCAGCTCTGGCACCTCCTCTCATCTGCCAGCTAAGCAAGATGGGTAGCATTAGGGATTGTTGTGATGGTGTTCTTTCAGCCTGTTGCTGAGCTGTCGTCCCACCAGGTGTGaggctggggggtgggggtaAAATCAGGATACTGTAGTCTTGGAGCCAGGACAGtttgggttgtttggggtttttgtggatTTTAACATATCCTTGTAAAATCTCAGCTTTACAGGCTGAACAAAGACCAAACCAAATTCCCCCCTTTGCATTCAGCTGCATCTTGTGCTCCTCATCTCTTGCAGTGCCTAAAAGATTGcagctttctgcttttcaatTCAATAAATAGAATCACTTAAACGTTGCTGCTTTTGGTGCCTCCTGTGCTAGTCCCTCCCCAAGTTGCTGTACCTGGTGTCATGTCTGTGAAGCAGCCTCTGTGCTGTAGCTGTCCCTCTGTGCTTTAGCTGTCCCTGTGTGCTCTAGCTGTCCCTCTGTGCTCTAGCTGTCCCTGTGTGCTCTAGCTGTTCCTCTGTGCTCTAGCTGTCCCTCTCTGCTATTATGACTGTGCCTTTGCCCAGACACCAGAAAGTGGACTGGTCTGGGTGAGCCTCCTTGAGCACTGAAGGTGGTGAGGTGTGCAAGCTGCTGGGTGGCCCTCCTGTGTGGTTCAGGTCAGGAAGCCTCCCACATCACAGCTGATCTCCACGGGGCTGTTTCCCTTTGGGTCTGAGCTTGGGGGGTCTCAGTGTGGGATTAGTGAGCTTTAATGAATGTgatgttctgtttctttcctctagTGGTCCTGCTACTCTGGCCTCTGAAGGGGACTATGGTGCTGGCCAAGGCTTTATCTTACTGGATGATGTGGCTTGTGTGGGGACAGAGCTGTCCCTCCTGGACTGTCCCCACAGCAACTGGGGCCAGCACGACTGCTCGCACACCGAGGACGTGGGAGTCCGCTGCTCCCCGGAGGGCAACACGCTCATGGACGGCAGCCTGGGTAACTTCCCTCTCGCCCTGGCTGCTGGGCAAGAGTCACCCTCACCCGCTGCTTTGCTCCTTTGGAAGCTCTGGCGTTTGTGAGAGGTTTCCCTGGGCTGCTTTTGGAGGAGGACTCCTAGGAAGGAGCTCTGGCTGTCTGGGGACAGAGCCACAGAGCTGTGCCCCCACCAGACCTGTGTCCAGACCTGCAGAGTTGGCATCATTTCCTTATCTATCCGAGGCCTGACGCTCTCCCCTTTCCCTGCTGCAGGGGCCTTTGCACTCTGTCTGACATTTCTTATTGAAACAGAGGGCATCCAGCACTTGAGTTTTTCAACTCTTCTCTTGCTGAAATTAACCTAATAGTTTTATAATGTAGTGGATTTCTTTCCCAGGCATGTTTAAGCTTGTCCCCTCTTGGCTCAGGAGTTAATGCCTTTCCTGCTGTTCTTATTCTTCTCTTTGCTCAGCTTTCAGAATATGATCCACTAATTGTTTCCAGTATGTATTAATTAGTATGGCTGTAATCTTCCGATTCAGCAGAGAGGTGAAATGTCTTCATGTGGAAacactcctctttttttcccttaagctCACTGATACCTGAGATTCATCTTTTGCTCCAGAACCAAGTCCTGGGCACCTCATGCTCTGGTGGTCTTGCTTGCAGAGACCCattgctgagggacatggttcagtggtgggcttggcagggttgggttagtggttggagtTGATGATCTGaaaaggcttttccaacccaaaacGCTGGTGTGGTTTTGTGCTGCAGGGCCTCCTGTACGGCTGGTGGATGGAGAAAGCACCAAGGAGGGACGGGTTGAGGTGTTCCTGAACGGGCAGTGGGGCAGCGTCTGTGACGATGACTGGACAgacagagatgctgcagtggtttgcaggcagctgggatTCAGGTGAGAGCTCTGGTACGTGCATCTGACAGATAGAAACAGCTCTCATGGGGGATCCCTTGCTTCTGGGGGCTCCATTTCTTAGTTTTGGCACACCCACGTGTGCTTGAGGGAGCAGGATCCTATTCTCACTGTGCTACTGTCTCTGTGTGGAGTGGCACAGCAACGTTGTTTCTCTTAAAATGTGCCGGTACATTGGGTTGACCTGCCTCCTGCTTATTGCAGCTGAGCCACTCTCTCCCCAATTGCAGTGGCACAGCCAAGGCCAGGGCAATGGCTTACTTTGGCGAAGGCCATGGGCCCATCCATCTGGAGAAGACAGAATGCAGTGGCACGGAGCACACGCTGGCACAGTGTGCCAGGCCTGGCAGTggggctcccagctgctggcacagcgAGGATGCTGGTGTCATCTGTGACTACGTGGAAGAGAAGGTCCACGATATCAGCAGAACAGGTGACATGCCCATTCCTTCTATGCAGAAACCTGGAGCTCCAGTTGAAGGATCTCTGTGTAGAGATCCTTTTTCCCTGTAGCTCTTTGGCTGAAGCTTTGCCTACAAAAGGAGCGTGTCCTGTCCTGCACCTCCCgctttcccttgttttcactgTCTCTTCTTAGGAGCACAGGGCGCTCCAGTCAGTCTGAGGAGCTCCACCAACATCAGGCCTTTGAGCCTGCAGAGCTTCCCCACAGCCAGGTCCCCCTACCCCTCCTCAGAGCAGTAACCACGAGCAGACTTTGGGTTTTAGAAGAGGGAGGAAATAGCTGTAGAGGTCCCATTCCTGGGCACAAGACTGCAGGCACTGCAGGGAAGCACCCCCACCCAGACTGGGGAGATGCACAGACCAAACCTTGTACGAATCCCCATAGGCACAGCAGAATGCAGCCAGCTGCCATGAGGGTTAATGCCCTCGGGGAAGGAGGGTGGGTTTGGCCCTGACAGCAGTGGCTGATACAGAGGCTGAAGGTGTGTAC containing:
- the LOC104558606 gene encoding neurotrypsin-like isoform X1; amino-acid sequence: MESPSVLELLVELWSVLSCLRCVESFLGSQPSQNHLQSAASGACGAGPAGYYNGSVSVTEAGAPCLSWAEFPDYVQQYPARGLGAHNHCRNPDGGTTPWCFFRLPSGAIAWANCDCRHGAVRLAEDRSVELYFNGLWGTVCADHWTDWDASVVCRQLGLSEIGTGGKKSQPGLWPVPLHLQAANCHGDEEALLQCGYQEAGAGACTQGVAVVACVPPEGVGAPLRLAGGKESFEGRVEVYHDGKWGTICDDQWDDRDAEVVCRQLGLSGNPKALSWAHYGQGSGPILLDEVECSGNELSLDQCKKSDWGQQNCDHIEDAGVSCDPFTEGTVRLAGGQGPHEGRVEVYYSGDWGTVCDDGWTELAAQVVCRQLGFSGPATLASEGDYGAGQGFILLDDVACVGTELSLLDCPHSNWGQHDCSHTEDVGVRCSPEGNTLMDGSLGPPVRLVDGESTKEGRVEVFLNGQWGSVCDDDWTDRDAAVVCRQLGFSGTAKARAMAYFGEGHGPIHLEKTECSGTEHTLAQCARPGSGAPSCWHSEDAGVICDYVEEKVHDISRTGPESQVCGMRLLHRRKKRIIGGNKSLRGGWPWQASLRVRGFHPDTRLLCGATLVSSCWVVTAAHCFKRFGVDVRRYVLRVGDYHTGVRDDFERELPVERVVLHRNYWAGGNDNDIALVRARGRAGRCLAFNRHVLPVCLPGRRDRAHVDRQACVISGWGDTGKSYSRTLLQGVVPLLPREDCEARYGHKFTTRMICAGNLSEHKRVDSCQGDSGGPLVCQRPNGRWVILGITSWGYGCGRKDSPGVYTKVSKYVPWIKRVTKLK
- the LOC104558606 gene encoding neurotrypsin-like isoform X2, producing the protein MESPSVLELLVELWSVLSCLRCVESFLGSQPSQNHLQSAASGACGAGPAGYYNGSVSVTEAGAPCLSWAEFPDYVQQYPARGLGAHNHCRNPDGGTTPWCFFRLPSGAIAWANCDCRHGAVRLAEDRSVELYFNGLWGTVCADHWTDWDASVVCRQLGLSEIGTGGKKSQPGLWPVPLHLQAANCHGDEEALLQCGYQEAGAGACTQGVAVVACVPPEGVGAPLRLAGGKESFEGRVEVYHDGKWGTICDDQWDDRDAEVVCRQLGLSGNPKALSWAHYGQGSGPILLDEVECSGNELSLDQCKKSDWGQQNCDHIEDAGVSCDPFTEGTVRLAGGQGPHEGRVEVYYSGDWGTVCDDGWTELAAQVVCRQLGFSGPATLASEGDYGAGQGFILLDDVACVGTELSLLDCPHSNWGQHDCSHTEDVGVRCSPEGNTLMDGSLGPPVRLVDGESTKEGRVEVFLNGQWGSVCDDDWTDRDAAVVCRQLGFSGTAKARAMAYFGEGHGPIHLEKTECSGTEHTLAQCARPGSGAPSCWHSEDAGVICDYVEEKVHDISRTGPESQVCGMRLLHRRKKRIIGGNKSLRGGWPWQASLRVRGFHPDTRLLCGATLVSSCWVVTAAHCFKSALRSCEQIPALPVGTKVLCSSDVGHQQLVLAHLQYCAQFWAPRCRKDVEVPEPVQRWAAKPGKGLENRSDGEQLREWGCLEEEAERRQERSLQLPQGDVVRWVLISPVTNNTTRGNGLKLHQGRFRPDTGKGFVTVRVVRHCNRRRWSPHPCRCQRMRG